The DNA region TTGGCGTCTCTGCAGTTGTCTCGTTGCGCTCCTCCCCTGCCACCCTCGGACCTTCTCAACCCTCCCCACGGTGTGGGTTGTGGCGTCGCTGTGCGGTAGAAAAACGCGtcgagaggaagagagagccTCAGAGGCGACAAGGGCACGTCACACGAGCGTCCGTGCaggggcgcagcagctcgcgtCGTCTCCCCGTGTGGGCTTTCCCTCACTTTGCTTCGTTCGGACTCCTGCTGAGCTGCGATGGGTAACGAGACGTCCAAGCCCCGCggcacggcgtcggcgagcaACCCATTTCGCCAGAACTCGCAGTcggaggcggcagtgggctttggtggtgctgccgcggcgacagAAAAGGCGGGATCGCCAAATGCCGCGAGCACCGCTTCATCAGCCCACAGTCGTCCCATGGCGCTGTCGGCCGAGACGCCACCGTTGAGATCGGCGAGTGGGGCCACGGACACCGTCGGCTCGTCAGTGCCGCGCTACGTGGACGCAAAGAGCATGGTGTACACCCTTCCCTGCTTTACCCCCGATAGGTCGCTGAGCAGCCCgacgagcggcggcgctggtgcacggAGCCAACCGATCGCAATACAGATGGCTGCCTcacagcagctgccgagGATGTCCTCCAGCAGTGACTTCCGCGTGGGTGCGCCatcctcgccgctctccccATCCCGCCGGCACTTCTCCACTGCGAATCTGTCGAACACGATGGAGATTCCGACGTACAACACGAGCACCCCCATCGCCGTGGAGGACCTTTCCTGCAGCTCACCCGTGCTCAAATCCTACCGGCAGCACTCCTTCTCTCATTCGAAGCGGGATGCGTGTCTGGCCGactcccccacctccccaGGCATGAGCGTCCACGGCGGTGCATTCCtcagcaccggcgcctcgGAGGCTCCGGTGGCGATGAGCCTGTCCACCTCGTTCTCGTCcggggcgggcggcggctCGACCAGCACGGCGATCCACACAAAGTTCCTCGAGATAACCGGGCACCCGCTGGGCCTGGAGAACTACGGCAACACTTGCTACTGCAACTCCGTCATCCAGCTGATCTACCACTGCGCCccactgcggctgcggctgctcgaGTTGTACCACGTCTACCTCACCAAGAAGGGCAAGCCCGGCTTCGAGGAGGACACAGTGCTCTTCCAGCTCTGCAGCCTCATCGCCGTGATGCACAAGTCGAACAACCGCACCAAGGACAAGTACCCGCGCGAGAAGATCGCCCCAAAAGACCTGCTGAACTGCGTGCGCGCCAAGAACGAGGACTTCAACAACGACATGCAGCAGGACGCACACGAGTTCACCATGTTTCTGCTGAATGATATCTGGGACacggagcagcgcatcaTGGCCGACCCCGCCAACGTGAACCTCTTTCTCAAGTACGAGGCGTCCTTGAAGAAGAAGGGGTCGTTGTCCTTCTCCTGGAAGCACAGCAAGGATAAGCACATCAGCAGCCACAGCCACAAGGAAAACAGGCTCGACAAGACAACCTTGGCAGCGGCCACCAACAGCGACGTCGGCACGAACGGGGGCAAGGCGGTGGATGCACAGCAGCCCTTCAGCGGGGAGCTCACCCCTCTTCAGGTAATCCTGCAAGGCCAGTTCGGCTCCCTCACCGCCTGCCTCGAGTGCGAGAACGTAACCGCCCGAGAAGAGGTCTTCATGGACCTCAGCCTCGAGACGGCACAGGGCACgtccctcctccgctgtctCGACCACTTCGGCGACCCCGAGTACTTCTGGGGGAAGAACAAGCTGCGCTGCGAGGAGTGCAAGATGCCGGTGCGCGCCGCCAAGACGATCCACGTGCAACAGCTGCCGCAGTACGCGCTCCTTATCCACCTGAAGCGCTTCCAGTACGATGTGGAGAAGCAGATCTTCACAAAGAAGGCGGACCACGTCGCACTGCCGATGCAGATGGACGTAGAGGAATACCTGACGGACCCAGAGGTGATTGAGCAGAGCCTGCGCAACAagcaggcgcgcacgcagaaGAACAGCGGCGTTGacgcgggcagcagcaccagcgggcacaacagcagcggcagcggacagAAAGACGAGGCGAACGCAACTTCGTCGCCCGACACATTCAAGCCGGCgtcggaggaggtgcgccgcaAGCTTCGTGGTGTCGCCCGCCACAAGGCGCGCTTCGAGCTGACAGGCTTTGTCGCCCACATTGGCGAGGGACCGAACTCTGGGCACTACTTCACGTGTGTTCGCTACGGTCCtcagctgtggcgccgcttCGACGACGAGACTGTGTCAACGATGGCGGAGCGAGATGTGAAGCAGTACTTTGGCGTTCCATCCGACGCTGTCGGCGTAGTCACGACGACGGCCTACATCCTGCTCTACGAGCGCGTTGCGTAGagtcgcgtgcgcgctgaTGAACAGCCTGTAGACGAGCTCGATGCGCGGGTGTGTATGCGGGTCTGTGGCTGCGCGGGGCCGATGTACGTAGGTGAtgacggcggagctggaaGGCGTGCGTCGCTGACTGTGGCCCTTGCACGTCCTCGTTGTGTTTCTCAAGTGGTGTGTGtcgcctcctctttctgTTTGGCCGCCCTCTCCATTGCGGATGACCACGGCTGCCGCACCTTtatgtgtgctgctgcgtggctcggtccgtgtgcgtgcgtgtgtgcggggatGAGTGCTCCAGGACGTTTCTATCTCGCTCCCTGGTGTTGCCGTCTTCGACTGCTTTCCTCGTCTCCTTCGGCCTcgtcttccctccctcctccctctctctgcgtgtgtacgtgtgaCTATCCgtagggaggaggaaggggggcaCGTGTGCGCCCACCTCATGCTACAATGTGAGGTGCGCCTACGAGCGGTGAGTGATGCCGCATCCCCGCCTCTCGtcttcttctctcccgcGGCTGGCACGTGTGAGAtcagcccccaccccaccccctccgtTACGACGAGAAGGCGTTTGCTTTGCCGGGGGTGGTGCGCAGAGAGCGGGTTCGTGGCCCCTCCGATGTGGGCGGGGCCACgcgtgcgtcggcgccgtcctcCCCTGTGCCCCTCACGGAGCTCTTTTATGCTCGCCTGTCGCACCCCGCAGCCGGGAAGCTCGATGGGCGCTTGTCTGCTCTGCTctgctctcttccccccaccgcgctgcctcgcacggCGTGGGCGCGTTGCCCTCTTGtgggcggcctccgccaTGCGTGTCGGGCCCGCTTCCGGCCGCGGCGTTCGGGTATGTAAATACAgacatgtgtatgtgtgcgcggtAGCTCTcttccaccccctccctcctatGCCGGGGGGATGCCACCTGCTTTTACGGCCTTGTCTGCCCGTTCAAGGCAGCCCCACCCTGACCAGCCTCCATCACGTCCGCCACCGGGTGCGAGACAGCGgatgagaggagggggtgggtgggccCTGCGCTGTCACCGACTTTGACAAGCAGCTAAGCAGCGATTCCGCAAAGGCGGCCCACAGCggtcctctccctccctccgcccctAGCGGGCGACGCCCACAACAGGCcaggggaaggaggggtgtCGAGCCCCGCACCGCTCCAACTCACTCTAAActgccttctcttccttcctaccgactctctctctctctctctgaccTCACATCAGCGAGGGCAGGAAGTGGCCACCCATGCACAGACGCGTCGGCGCATGCGTCGGGGACACCTCGTGCATGCGTACAAGTGTCTGAATTTTCACTCCTGTTGTGCGACGTCCAAGCGCCCCTgcggtgagggaggaggaagaggagaaagtGGGG from Leishmania major strain Friedlin complete genome, chromosome 21 includes:
- a CDS encoding putative ubiquitin hydrolase, whose protein sequence is MALSAETPPLRSASGATDTVGSSVPRYVDAKSMVYTLPCFTPDRSLSSPTSGGAGARSQPIAIQMAASQQLPRMSSSSDFRVGAPSSPLSPSRRHFSTANLSNTMEIPTYNTSTPIAVEDLSCSSPVLKSYRQHSFSHSKRDACLADSPTSPGMSVHGGAFLSTGASEAPVAMSLSTSFSSGAGGGSTSTAIHTKFLEITGHPLGLENYGNTCYCNSVIQLIYHCAPLRLRLLELYHVYLTKKGKPGFEEDTVLFQLCSLIAVMHKSNNRTKDKYPREKIAPKDLLNCVRAKNEDFNNDMQQDAHEFTMFLLNDIWDTEQRIMADPANVNLFLKYEASLKKKGSLSFSWKHSKDKHISSHSHKENRLDKTTLAAATNSDVGTNGGKAVDAQQPFSGELTPLQVILQGQFGSLTACLECENVTAREEVFMDLSLETAQGTSLLRCLDHFGDPEYFWGKNKLRCEECKMPVRAAKTIHVQQLPQYALLIHLKRFQYDVEKQIFTKKADHVALPMQMDVEEYLTDPEVIEQSLRNKQARTQKNSGVDAGSSTSGHNSSGSGQKDEANATSSPDTFKPASEEVRRKLRGVARHKARFELTGFVAHIGEGPNSGHYFTCVRYGPQLWRRFDDETVSTMAERDVKQYFGVPSDAVGVVTTTAYILLYERVA